From Paenibacillus sp. PK3_47, the proteins below share one genomic window:
- a CDS encoding cupredoxin domain-containing protein — protein MIRRFAVLISAAFILILAACGNNDTSAGNGAASPEITAEEEIVIKATNYSFDQEEYHLKKGVPVKIIFENESGNHGILVPELKLRLDAKTSSQVVVPGEAGTFEMTCAIMCGSGHSAMSAKIIVE, from the coding sequence ATGATTCGTAGGTTTGCAGTTCTGATATCCGCTGCTTTCATCCTGATTCTGGCTGCCTGCGGCAACAATGACACATCCGCAGGTAACGGGGCGGCAAGCCCGGAGATCACAGCCGAAGAGGAAATTGTCATTAAAGCAACGAACTACAGCTTTGACCAGGAAGAATACCATCTCAAGAAGGGTGTTCCGGTTAAAATCATCTTTGAAAATGAAAGCGGTAACCATGGCATTCTGGTTCCTGAGCTGAAGCTGCGGCTGGACGCTAAAACCTCCTCCCAGGTCGTCGTCCCCGGGGAAGCCGGAACCTTTGAAATGACCTGTGCCATCATGTGCGGGTCCGGTCACAGCGCAATGAGCGCCAAGATTATTGTGGAATAG